A single region of the Lates calcarifer isolate ASB-BC8 linkage group LG16_LG22, TLL_Latcal_v3, whole genome shotgun sequence genome encodes:
- the LOC108884116 gene encoding metal transporter CNNM1, protein MSFSSSFSMMAADAADALCCILHPHRLSLLFLTVTLSSLPAPTRALLGVRPEDTQSGELSVQDGVLRATEGTRFMLRVYYTASPAAEHPNSLNISGRLDAAPAAPWIAFIEEPGEEKGDAERRLRSRGNPCEEENARSSDIELLGSFRSTSSHNSVLVELLAKDLRRGEVIKYYSMCAFDGVKWEHFSTKDFWLAVVERPPEADVWLQAGVSVLLLGLSALCSGLNISMLALDPVELRVLQNSGTEKEQKYARKIESVRKHGNYILCTVVLGNVLTNTCFVVWMCQILGMTALSTAFCSLGIFFIGEILPHSVASRHSLAIASKTLCATRLLMLVFFPIAYPVSKILDIMLHQEISNFYTREKLVAMLRVTDPYHDLVKEELNIIQGALELRTKTVEDVLTPLSDCYMLSSDAVLDFCTMSDVMQSGFTRIPVYENERSNIVDILFVKDLAFVDPDDCTPLKTITQFYKHPMHCVFNDTKLDVMLEEFKRGKSHLAVVQRVNSEGEGDPFYEVMGIVTLEDVIEEIIKSEIVDETDLYTDNRTKRRVSNHERKQQDFSIFKLAENELKVKISPQLLLATHRFLATEVEPFRPCHLSEKILLRLIKHPSVVQELKFNPKNKHASQHYLFQRNKPVDYFVLILQGRVEVEIGKEALRFENGAFSYYGMPALIPPLPIGHRYSSRGSGLNQSDSLLSGGSVGQLTTGGGIYLPDYSVRQLTDLQIIKITRNHYQNALTATRMDSSPQTPDPVDPDAKGRPVPEARSHSIALPLTHTHTRLGLARLAHLHPHGGLRNTSQLNERNRIVRSKSDGQRSPNDTVFLRMDEIPYIHEDRPENYGENDVPTESQPSTSPFISSLSLSSSEENIGKKLLRKLSNKRRKKSRDGEKSLEESSEQPPVTS, encoded by the exons ATGTCCTTCAGTAGTTCATTCAGCATGATGGCTGCGGATGCTGCGGATGCTCTCTGCTGCATCCTGCATCCACACcggctctctctcctctttctcaccgtcaccctctcctctctgccggCCCCGACGAGAGCGCTGCTCGGCGTCCGGCCAGAAGACACCCAGAGCGGAGAACTGTCCGTGCAGGATGGGGTACTGAGGGCGACCGAGGGGACCCGCTTCATGCTGAGGGTTTACTACACCGCATCTCCGGCTGCGGAGCATCCCAACAGCCTGAACATCAGCGGCAGACTTGACGCCGCTCCAGCCGCACCGTGGATCGCGTTTATAGAGGAACCAGGTGAGGAGAAAGGGGACGCGGAGAGACGCCTGCGGTCCAGAGGGAACCCGTGTGAAGAGGAGAATGCTCGGAGCTCTGATATCGAGCTGCTGGGCTCCTTCAGGTCCACTTCAAGTCACAACTCAGTTTTGGTGGAGCTGCTCGCTAAAGACCTGCGCAGAGGCGAGGTGATCAAGTACTACTCCATGTGCGCGTTCGATGGAGTGAAATGGGAGCATTTCAGCACCAAAGACTTCTGGTTAGCGGTGGTGGAGAGACCTCCAGAGGCAGATGTTTGGCTCCAAGCGGGTGTGTCGGTGCTCTTGTTGGGGCTGTCTGCGCTCTGCAGCGGTCTGAACATAAGCATGCTGGCTCTGGACCCCGTGGAGCTGCGGGTCCTACAGAACAGTGGCACAGAGAAGGAGCAGAAATACGCACGGAAAATAGAATCAGTGCGTAAACACGGAAACTACATCCTTTGCACTGTGGTGCTGGGCAACGTGTTAACAAATACATGCTTTGTGGTGTGGATGTGCCAGATTTTAGGAATGACTGCTCTCTCAACTGCCTTCTGTAGTTTGGGGATATTCTTTATAGGCGAGATTTTACCTCACTCTGTGGCGTCCAGGCACAGTCTCGCCATCGCCTCCAAGACCCTCTGCGCCACCCGCCTGCTCATGCTGGTGTTTTTCCCCATCGCCTACCCAGTCTCCAAGATTCTGGACATCATGCTGCACCAGGAGATCAGCAACTTTTACACCAGGGAGAAGTTGGTAGCCATGCTGCGTGTCACAGACCCTTACCACGACCTGGTCAAAGAGGAGCTCAACATCATCCAGGGAGCCCTGGAACTGAGGACCAAGACCGTCGAGGACGTGCTGACCCCGCTGTCAGACTGCTATATGCTGTCCTCGGACGCCGTCCTGGACTTTTGCACCATGTCCGACGTGATGCAGAGCGGCTTCACCCGGATCCCTGTCTACGAGAACGAGAGGTCCAACATCGTGGACATCCTGTTTGTCAAAGACTTGGCCTTCGTGGATCCTGACGACTGCACTCCTCTGAAAACAATCACTCAGTTTTACAAGCATCCCATGCATTGCGTGTTCAATGACACCAAGCTTGATGTGATGCTGGAGGAATTTAAGAGAG GTAAATCCCACCTGGCTGTGGTGCAGAGGGTGaacagtgagggagagggagaccCGTTCTATGAGGTGATGGGCATCGTCACCCTGGAGGACGTAATAGAAGAGATCATCAAGTCCGAGATTGTGGATGAGACAGACCTGTATA cTGATAATCGGACCAAAAGGCGAGTATCCAACcatgagaggaaacagcaggATTTTTCTATCTTCAAACTGGCAGAAAATGAGCTGAAGGTGAAGATCTCGCCCCAGCTGTTGCTCGCGACGCACCGCTTCTTGGCTACAG AGGTAGAGCCTTTTAGGCCGTGTCACCTGTCAGAGAAGATCTTGCTGCGTCTCATTAAACATCCCAGCGTTGTGCAGGAACTCAAGTTCAACCCCAAGAACAAACACGCCTCTCAGCACTACCTCTTCCAGAGAAACAAACCTGTCGACTACTTTGTCCTCATCCTGCAG GGACGGGTGGAGGTAGAGATAGGAAAGGAGGCTCTCCGCTTTGAAAATGGAGCATTTTCCTATTATGGCATGCCAGCACTCATCCCACCACTGCCTATTG GTCACAGGTATAGTTCCAGAGGCAGCGGTCTAAACCAATCAGATTCATTACTGAGTGGAGGCAGTGTGGGTCAGCTCACCACAGGAGGAGGGATCTACTTGCCAGACTACTCAGTCCGACAGCTCACAGACCTGCAGATCATCAAG ATCACCAGGAACCATTACCAGAATGCCCTAACAGCCACCCGGATGGACAGCTCCCCTCAGACGCCAGACCCAGTGGATCCTGATGCTAAAGGAAGGCCAGTCCCAGAGGCTCGCTCGCACAGCATTGCcctccccctcacacacacgcacactcgGTTGGGGCTGGCACGCCTTGCACATCTCCATCCCCACGGTGGCCTTCGCAACACCTCCCAGCTCAACGAAAGAAATCGCATCGTTC GCAGTAAATCTGATGGACAGAGGAGTCCAAATGATACCGTGTTCCTCCGCATGGATGAGATTCCCTACATCCATGAGGACAGACCGGAAAATTATGGAGAGAATG ATGTGCCTACAGAATCTCAGCCATCCACCTCTCCCTTcatcagctctctgtctctgtccagctCTGAGGAGAACATTGGAAAGAAGCTACTGCGTAAATTGA GtaacaagaggaggaaaaagtcTCGAGACGGAGAAAAGAGTTTGGAGGAAAGCTCAGAGCAACCACCAGTGACAAGCTAG